From the Cryptomeria japonica chromosome 2, Sugi_1.0, whole genome shotgun sequence genome, one window contains:
- the LOC131075362 gene encoding disease resistance protein RPV1 yields the protein MDMASSSTQNQTHPENAFDELAPYPHSAPKSTEPCDIFINHCGCDVKHTLATAIYYKLHSMGFHVFLDLEALEPGDSFPSELQHAIASANLHIAIFSPNYAQSPWCLAELSFMLKSGKKIIPIFYHVEPSDLRYVDQGKGKYASAFSEHEEKRRYTQERLDVWKRALCDSSFLHGYTVSDNKDEATVLKTVVTCVLQIIKKDPLWVADHPVRLDDLVKGFESVATGENVKIRGIVGMGGSGKTTLAKELYNKNFSSFERCSFVSDVRDAASRNAMCEKQKKLLADLGVHHLPFDNVDEGKAILANRLSSHRALIVLDDVDHIDQLNVLLPNKDNLGSHSMAIATTREMGVLQSWGLSLSRIYNMPALAKPHAKQLFCWHAFLQPSPPPEFETLVEDFLKACNGLPLSLKVLGAQLHGRKSKDYWKSQLNKILRILPGEIKQRLQVSYDALDKEEREMFLDVACFFIGKEKSKVIAAWDGSDWSGLQGLETLVNKCLVELVEENLFNYDKQRSEVEITIRMHDHLRDMGREIASSHSPYRLWCPQQIDDMKKDSKKRKQIRGIQPADAFVAFKEYTHRLMGNSSRRSKRLRFSNELQILSVKGNEFTEQFASLTEDLVWLHWEGFLQRKLPPWLIFKNLRILELDGADELEELWQDNANPPLQLRELILKRSLKLQWLPSSIIRLQHLKRLYVDFHGSSLSEDLCGLQSLERLQLYAPLLSSLPVGFGTLTRLRNIDMCNCEQLSTLPDSFKQLIHLEVLDLSGCEMLSSLPAGFGNLTSLRNLKMWNCKQLSTLPDSFKQLIHLEVLDLSCCALLASLPAGFGNLTSLRNLYMRNCKQLSTLPESFKDLIHLEHLDLSNCSNLKLRLDVLENIRKLKALNLRNCQELEDLPRQIMNQAFLTDLYLDGCIKSRGVPTSIGELGKLVVLRIETLVWNSWQTSLVNLSSLKRIEFSSSFSLMASNEGAASSLKTLKEADSIEDCKCKHFSRISISNHHFPNLETFVVTGNRQLVEIETLPESLKFIRIENCDLLQNIGCISGLINLEKLEISFCRQIEELPSFADLASLNTFRMWDCPKVEKIQGLEHAKSLKILEVFANWRVACIQSLEKVERLEWLELSCESISAVKPCLQSIKGKEFPREVWIRGSVRCLVEEIVKSLQFVDVDVTEVEKPSDVDGLSCYMDVENDGERKVVSICCRQYGGYSPREKEKVVVGERGRVVETFYQLLELLE from the exons CTGCTATCTACTACAAACTCCATTCCATGGGATTCCACGTTTTTCTAGATCTCGAAGCACTTGAGCCTGGCGATTCTTTTCCATCAGAATTACAACACGCCATAGCTAGCGCTAACCTTCACATTGCTATTTTTTCTCCCAACTACGCCCAATCTCCATGGTGTTTGGCTGAGCTATCTTTCATGCTCAAATCTGGTAAGAAAATCATTCCCATTTTCTATCATGTGGAGCCCTCCGATCTCAGATATGTTGACCAAGGAAAAGGGAAATATGCCTCTGCATTTTCAGAGCATGAAGAGAAGCGCAGATACACACAGGAAAGGCTTGATGTGTGGAAGAGGGCACTCTGCGACAGTTCATTCCTTCACGGCTACACGGTCAGCGATAATAA GGATGAGGCCACAGTTTTGAAGACTGTTGTGACTTGTGTATTGCAAATTATTAAAAAAGATCCGTTATGGGTAGCGGATCACCCAGTTCGATTGGATGATCTGGTAAAAGGCTTCGAATCAGTTGCAACAGGTGAGAATGTAAAAATCAGGGGGATCGTGGGCATGGGAGGCAGTGGTAAAACCACATTGGCCAAAGAGTTGTACAACAAGAATTTCTCATCCTTTGAGAGGTGCAGTTTTGTTTCTGATGTGCGAGATGCAGCGTCCAGAAATGCTATGTGTGAGAAGCAGAAAAAGCTTCTCGCTGACCTCGGTGTCCATCATTTGCCGTTCGACAATGTAGACGAGGGCAAGGCCATTCTTGCAAATCGTCTGAGCAGTCATCGGGCGCTCATCGTTTTGGATGACGTGGACCACATCGACCAGCTCAATGTTTTATTGCCAAATAAAGACAACCTTGGATCCCATAGCATGGCTATTGCAACCACTCGCGAAATGGGTGTCCTTCAATCATGGGGTCTCTCCCTCTCCCGCATTTATAACATGCCAGCACTTGCCAAGCCACATGCTAAGCAGCTATTTTGCTGGCATGCTTTCTTGCAACCCTCTCCTCCGCCTGAATTTGAAACTCTGGTGGAAGACTTCTTAAAGGCCTGCAATGGTTTGCCTCTGTCACTAAAGGTATTGGGTGCACAGTTACATGGCAGAAAGTCCAAAGATTACTGGAAATCCCAATTGAATAAAATCTTAAGAATATTGCCTGGCGAAATCAAACAAAGGCTACAGGTTAGCTACGATGCCCTGGATAAAGAAGAGAGGGAGATGTTCTTAGATGTTGCTTGCTTTTTCATTGGAAAAGAGAAAAGCAAGGTTATAGCAGCGTGGGATGGATCGGATTGGAGTGGTCTGCAGGGTTTAGAAACACTCGTGAATAAGTGCCTTGTGGAGCTGGTCGAGGAGAATCTGTTCAATTATGACAAGCAGAGGTCCGAGGTGGAAATCACAATAAGGATGCATGATCACCTTAGGGATATGGGAAGAGAGATTGCAAGTTCACACTCACCATATCGACTTTGGTGTCCACAGCAGATTGATGACATGAAGAAAGATTCCAAG AAAAGAAAGCAGATCCGAGGTATACAACCTGCAGATGCTTTTGTGGCATTTAAAGAGTACACACATCGATTAATGGGAAACTCAAGCAGACGATCGAAACGCCTTAGATTCTCAAATGAACTACAAATTCTTTCCGTGAAAGGAAATGAGTTCACGGAACAATTTGCATCATTAACAGAAGACCTTGTATGGCTTCATTGGGAAGGATTTCTTCAACGAAAGCTTCCACCATGGCTTATATTTAAAAATCTACGGATTTTAGAGCTTGATGGAGCTGATGAGTTGGAAGAATTGTGGCAGGACAATGCAAAT CCTCCTTTGCAATTGAGAGAGCTTATTTTAAAGAGGAGCCTAAAATTGCAATGGCTTCCCAGCTCAATAATACGTCTCCAGCATCTGAAAAGGCTTTATGTTGACTTTCATGGTAGCAGTTTGTCAGAAGATTTGTGTGGCCTCCAATCACTGGAACGTTTgcaattatatgctccattgctaTCTTCGCTACCTGTTGGTTTTGGCACTTTAACAAGGTTAAGAAATATAGATATGTGCAACTGCGAGCAGTTGAGCACTTTACCAGATTCTTTCAAGCAGCTGATACACCTGGAAGTTCTAGATTTATCAGGTTGTGAAATGCTATCTTCTTTACCTGCTGGTTTTGGCAATTTAACAAGCCTAAGAAATTTAAAAATGTGGAACTGTAAGCAGTTGAGCACTTTACCGGATTCTTTCAAGCAGCTGATACACCTGGAAGTTCTAGATTTATCATGTTGTGCTTTGCTAGCTTCATTACCAGCTGGTTTTGGCAATTTAACAAGCTTAAGAAATTTATATATGCGGAATTGCAAGCAGTTGAGCACTTTACCAGAATCTTTCAAGGACCTGATACATCTTGAACATTTAGATTTATCAAATTGTTCAAATCTTAAATTGAGATTAGATGTCCTGGAAAACATCAGGAAGCTCAAGGCATTGAACCTTCGCAATTGCCAGGAATTGGAAGATTTGCCTCGTCAAATCATGAATCAGGCGTTTTTGACAGATTTATATCTAGATGGTTGTATCAAGTCAAGAGGTGTACCGACTAGCATTGGCGAACTGGGCAAGTTAGTTGTGCTAAGAATTGAGACTCTGGTGTGGAATAGCTGGCAAACTTCCCTTGTAAACTTATCCTCTTTGAAGAGGATTGAATTCAGTAGTTCTTTCAGTTTAATGGCTTCTAATGAGGGGGCTGCTTCTTCACTTAAAACACTCAAGGAAGCAGACAGTATTGAAGACTGCAAGTGCAAACACTTCTCCAGGATATCGATATCTAATCATCATTTTCCCAACCTCGAAACTTTCGTGGTTACAGGGAACCGTCAGTTAGTGGAGATAGAGACCCTACCAGAGTCACTCAAATTTATAAGAATAGAGAATTGCGATTTGCTGCAGAACATCGGGTGTATTAGTGGTCTCATAAATCTCGAGAAACTGGAAATAAGTTTCTGTCGGCAGATAGAGGAACTCCCAAGCTTTGCAGATTTGGCTTCGCTGAACACATTTCGAATGTGGGATTGCCccaaagttgagaaaatacaaggttTGGAACACGCCAAGTCATTGAAGATACTGGAAGTATTCGCCAACTGGAGGGTGGCTTGTATACAGAGTTTGGAGAAAGTGGAACGATTGGAATGGCTAGAGCTTAGCTGTGAGAGCATATCAGCTGTGAAACCTTGTCTTCAGTCGATAAAAGGGAAG GAATTTCCAAGGGAGGTGTGGATAAGAGGTAGCGTGAGGTGTTTGGTGGAGGAAATTGTGAAGTCTTTGCAGTTTGTTGATGTTGATGTCACGGAGGTGGAGAAGCCGTCCGATGTAGATGGCCTTTCTTGTTATATGGATGTGGAAAATGACGGGGAGAGAAAAGTGGTAAGCATATGTTGTAGACAATATGGTGGGTACTCGCCCAGAGAAAAAGAAAAGGTAGTGGTGGGCGAAAGAGGAAGAGTTGTGGAGACATTTTACCAATTATTGGAACTTCTAGAATAA